The genome window GAGGAGAAGGTCACGGGCGTGACCCTGCAGGACACCGTGACGGGTGAGACCCGCCAGGTCGACGCGGGCGGCCTGTTCGTCGCGATCGGCCACGTGCCGCGCACCGAGCTGCTCATCGGCCAGGTCGACCTGGACGAGAACGGGTACGTGCAGGTCGAGGGCAGGTCCACGCGCACCAACCTCACGGGCGTCTTCGCGTGCGGCGACGTGGTCGACCACACCTACCGGCAGGCGATCACCGCCGCCGGCTCCGGCTGTGCGGCTGCGCTCGACGCGCAGCACTACCTGGCAGGGCTGGCGGACGTCGTGACGGACGTGGTCGACCCGGTCTCCCCCGGGTCGGCGCTGGTGGTCGACGAGAGCACGCAGGAGGCGCGATGAGCACGACGGACGTCACCGACCTGACCTTCGAGGCCGAGGTCCTGCGCAGCGAGGTCCCGGTGGTCGTGGACTTCTGGGCCGCCTGGTGCGGACCGTGCCGCCTCGTCGCCCCGGTCATCGAAGAGCTCTCGGAGGAGTACTCCGGTCGGGTGAAGTTCGTGAAGGTCGACACCGAGGCGAACCCCGGGCTCTTCGAGGACTTCAAGGTCCAGTCGATCCCGTACATCGCGTTCTTCACCGGCGGGGAGATGGAGAACAGCCTCATCGGCGCCCGACCGAAGGCGGTCCTCCGGGAGGCCGTCGAGGAGCTGCTCGCGGCGACGGTCGACGACACGCCGCAGGGCTGAAGACGACGCACACCGACGGCGTGCAGGGCTGAAGCCGACGCCCACCGACGTCGTGCGGGTGTGAGGCGGACGTGACGGGCACGGCTGCCGTCACGTCGCTTGGCCTCGGCCGGCGACCCCGTACGCGACGCCTCGCGCGTCGCGCTACTGCGCAGCTGTACAGGGCACGCCGGGGCTCCGTGGAGTCCCGGCGCGCTACCCGGCGCCTTTCCGGCCCCGGATGGCCTGCTCAGGCGGGGACAAGCGCGCCGCCGCCAGACCCGCCCCGAGCCGCCCGTCCCCCTCGGGCGCTCTCCGGGCCGCCTGGCAAACTACTGAGCCATGCTCAGGACTGCGGATCAGCGCGGATCCGACCCGAATCAGCTCTTGAGGACGCCCGGGTCCTCCGGCGCGAGGGCGCCGAGGATCCGGTTCAGGTCCTGCACCGAGGCGAACTCGACCGTCAGCTTCCCCCGGGTCTTGCCGAGGTCGACCTTGACGCGCGTCTCGAACCGGTCCGAGAGCCGCGATGCGAGCTCATCGAGCGCCTCGTTGCGGATCCCTGCGCGCGGGCGCTGCTTTCGCGTCGGTGCCGACTCGTCGCCACCGAGCGCGACGATCTCCTCGACCGCACGGACCGACAGCCCTTCGGAGACGATCCGCTGCGCGAGCCGCTCGATCGCTGCTCCGTCACCCAGACCGAGCAGGGCGCGCGCATGCCCCGCCGAGAGCACCCCTGCCGCCACGCGACGCTGCACGAGAGGCGGGAGCCGCAGCAGCCGTAGCGTGTTCGAGATCTGCGGACGGGAGCGGTGGATACGGGTGGCGAGCTGCTCGTGGGTGCACCCGAAGTCGTCGAGCAGCTGCTGGTACGCCGCAGCCTCCTCGAGCGGGTTCAGCTGCGACCGGTGCAGGTTCTCCAGGAGCGCATCGCGCAGGAGGTCGGAGTCCTCGGTCTCACGGATGATCGCGGGGATCGCCGTGAGGCCCGCCTCCTGCGTGGCACGCCACCTGCGCTCCCCCATGATCAGCTCGTAGCCGTCGTCGACCGCTCGCACGACGACCGGCTGGAGGACGCCCACCTCACGGATCGAGCCCACGAGCTCGCTCAGCGCGTCCTCGTCGAAGACGGTCCGCGGCTGGCGGGGGTTGGGTCGGATCGAGCCGACCGGCAGCTCGGCGAAGCGGGCGCCGGGCACCGGGACGAGCCCGTCGATGTCCGCGACCTCGGCCATCGCAAGGGGCGCCGGGCCGGACGCCGCGTCGTCGGCTGCGGGTGCGCCGGCAGGTGTGCCTCCCGGGACGACGTCCGCGCTGGTGCCCCCGGCCGGCACACCCTGCTCCGGCGCCTCGGTCTTCTCCGGGGTCGTCTCGGCGGCGCCCGCGGCTGCGGTCGCGGCGGCGGCCTCCGCAGCAGCGGCCTGGTCGGCTGCAGCCTTCACGGCATCCGGGAAGAACACGTCGACGGGTCGGTCGCCGGTGCTGCGCGGTGTGTCGAGGCCGGTCGGGATGAGTGCTCCCAGACCACGGCCGAGACCGCGACGCTTCTCGCTCACTGGTCCTCCTGTGCAGAGCCGCCAGGTGCCTCGGCGGCGGTGGGGGTGGTGGTGCTGGGGCCTGCTCGCTCGGCCAGCTCGCGTGCGGCCTCGAGATACGCGAGGGCGCCGGACGAGCCACCGTCGTACGTCATGACGGTCTGGCCGTAGCTCGGTGCCTCGGAGATGCGCACGGAACGCGGGACCGTCGTGCGCAGGGTGCGCTCAGGGAAGTGCGTCCGCACCTCCTGCGCTACCTGCTGCGCCAGGTTGGTCCGTGCGTCGTACATCGTCAGCAGGATCGTGGACACGGCGAGCCCGGGGTTCAGGTGCGCCTGGATCAGCTCGATCGTCTTGAGCAGCTGCGAGAGCCCCTCGAGCGCGTAGTACTCGCACTGGATCGGGATGAGCACCTCACGCGCGACGACGAACGCGTTCACCGTGAGCAGCCCCAGGCTCGGGGGGCAGTCGACGAACACGTAGTCGATCTGGTCGAGGCCCTGCCGGGTGCGCCACTCGAAGTACCCGTCGAGAGCGGTCCGCAGCCGCGTCTCGCGCGCG of Cellulomonas dongxiuzhuiae contains these proteins:
- the trxA gene encoding thioredoxin yields the protein MSTTDVTDLTFEAEVLRSEVPVVVDFWAAWCGPCRLVAPVIEELSEEYSGRVKFVKVDTEANPGLFEDFKVQSIPYIAFFTGGEMENSLIGARPKAVLREAVEELLAATVDDTPQG
- a CDS encoding ParB/RepB/Spo0J family partition protein; the encoded protein is MSEKRRGLGRGLGALIPTGLDTPRSTGDRPVDVFFPDAVKAAADQAAAAEAAAATAAAGAAETTPEKTEAPEQGVPAGGTSADVVPGGTPAGAPAADDAASGPAPLAMAEVADIDGLVPVPGARFAELPVGSIRPNPRQPRTVFDEDALSELVGSIREVGVLQPVVVRAVDDGYELIMGERRWRATQEAGLTAIPAIIRETEDSDLLRDALLENLHRSQLNPLEEAAAYQQLLDDFGCTHEQLATRIHRSRPQISNTLRLLRLPPLVQRRVAAGVLSAGHARALLGLGDGAAIERLAQRIVSEGLSVRAVEEIVALGGDESAPTRKQRPRAGIRNEALDELASRLSDRFETRVKVDLGKTRGKLTVEFASVQDLNRILGALAPEDPGVLKS
- a CDS encoding ParA family protein, with product MEDLPDPQGRTTDLSDASLGDQDEARRAALVDSLPRSSADTPVLAELQLDARRRIELRGRKFPRPERTRVITVANQKGGVGKTTTTVNLAAALAQAGLQVLVLDNDPQGNASTALGIDHRAGTPSIYEVLVDSAPMHEAVQESPDVPGLWCLPATIDLSGAEIELVSMVARETRLRTALDGYFEWRTRQGLDQIDYVFVDCPPSLGLLTVNAFVVAREVLIPIQCEYYALEGLSQLLKTIELIQAHLNPGLAVSTILLTMYDARTNLAQQVAQEVRTHFPERTLRTTVPRSVRISEAPSYGQTVMTYDGGSSGALAYLEAARELAERAGPSTTTPTAAEAPGGSAQEDQ